A single Thiohalobacter thiocyanaticus DNA region contains:
- the cysM gene encoding cysteine synthase CysM — translation MDYPTLEAFVGNTPLVRLQRLVGESTNTVLVKLEGNNPAGSVKDRPALAMIRHAEQRGDIRPGDTLIEATSGNTGIALAMTAAIKGYRLVLIMPENMSLERRAVMKAYGAEIVLVSRDEGMEGARDLAQQMQAEGRGRVLDQFANPDNPDAHYESTGPEIWRDTGGEITHFVSAMGTTGTIMGTGRYLKEQSPGVEIVGVQPTEGSSIPGIRRWPPEYLPRIYDPARVDRIIDIEQASAEETTRALAAREGIFCGISSGGAVAAALELSRQVENAVIVSIICDRGDRYLSTGVFPA, via the coding sequence ATGGACTACCCCACGCTCGAGGCCTTTGTCGGCAACACGCCACTGGTGCGGTTGCAGCGCCTGGTCGGTGAATCCACCAATACCGTCCTGGTCAAACTCGAAGGCAACAACCCCGCCGGTTCGGTCAAGGACCGTCCCGCGCTGGCCATGATCCGCCACGCCGAACAGCGCGGCGACATCCGTCCGGGCGATACCCTGATCGAGGCCACCAGCGGCAACACCGGCATTGCGCTGGCCATGACCGCCGCCATCAAGGGCTATCGCCTGGTTCTGATCATGCCCGAGAACATGAGCCTGGAACGCCGCGCCGTAATGAAGGCCTACGGCGCCGAGATCGTGCTGGTCAGCCGCGACGAGGGCATGGAAGGCGCGCGCGATCTGGCGCAGCAGATGCAGGCCGAGGGCCGCGGTCGGGTGCTGGACCAGTTCGCCAACCCGGACAACCCTGACGCCCATTACGAAAGCACCGGTCCCGAGATCTGGCGCGACACCGGCGGGGAGATCACGCACTTCGTCAGTGCCATGGGCACGACCGGCACCATCATGGGTACCGGGCGCTATCTCAAGGAGCAGAGTCCGGGGGTGGAGATCGTCGGGGTGCAGCCGACCGAGGGTTCCTCCATCCCGGGAATCCGCCGCTGGCCACCGGAGTATCTGCCGCGCATCTATGATCCGGCACGGGTCGATCGCATCATCGATATCGAGCAGGCGAGCGCGGAGGAGACCACCCGGGCCCTGGCCGCGCGCGAGGGCATCTTCTGCGGCATCTCCTCGGGCGGTGCGGTGGCGGCGGCGCTGGAACTGTCGCGCCAGGTCGAAAACGCCGTGATCGTGAGCATCATCTGCGACCGCGGCGACCGCTATCTCTCCACCGGAGTCTTCCCCGCCTGA
- a CDS encoding YdbL family protein — MLALLAGCVTINVYFPAAAAEQAADRIIRDVYGVPQREEAPAQEQPAPAPDSRLESDRPLWVALLEAAVTPAAAAADINVQSPAINRLRAQMKARHQQLEPFYQQGAVGIAANGELRIRDMNAVALRDRARVQQLVAEENRDRQALYAEIARVNGHPEWQDEIRATFARRWVDNAPSGWWYQDAGGSWKQK, encoded by the coding sequence CTGCTGGCCCTGCTGGCCGGCTGCGTGACCATCAATGTCTATTTCCCGGCCGCCGCCGCCGAGCAGGCTGCCGATCGCATCATCCGTGATGTCTATGGCGTGCCGCAGCGCGAGGAGGCGCCTGCGCAGGAGCAGCCGGCGCCGGCGCCCGACAGCCGCCTTGAATCCGACCGCCCGCTCTGGGTCGCCCTGCTCGAGGCGGCCGTGACGCCGGCCGCGGCCGCGGCCGACATCAATGTGCAGTCGCCCGCCATCAACCGGCTGCGGGCGCAGATGAAGGCCCGCCACCAGCAGCTCGAACCCTTCTATCAGCAGGGTGCGGTAGGCATCGCCGCCAATGGCGAACTGCGTATCCGCGATATGAATGCCGTCGCCCTGCGCGACCGCGCCCGGGTGCAGCAGCTGGTGGCGGAGGAGAACCGCGACCGTCAGGCCCTGTATGCCGAGATCGCGCGGGTCAACGGCCATCCCGAGTGGCAGGACGAGATCCGCGCCACCTTCGCCCGGCGCTGGGTCGACAACGCGCCTTCGGGCTGGTGGTATCAGGACGCAGGCGGCAGCTGGAAACAGAAATAA